One window of Halovulum dunhuangense genomic DNA carries:
- a CDS encoding ABC transporter substrate-binding protein, translating into MSAKAKLALAFALTATAGMVQAADLRIGLQEDPDVLDPDQSRTFVGRIVYASLCDKLFDISPDLEIIPMLATEWSWSDDGTELTMSLREGVTFHDGEPFNAEAVVYNINRSQTLEESRRKSEIASITGVEALDDMTVKITVGAPDATLIAQLADRAGMMLSPKAAEEAGADLGLNPVCSGPFKFVERIQQDRIVLEKFAEYYNADAINFDTVTFLPIPDTTVRLANLRSGDIDMLERLAATDVASVRGDSGLKLESATSIGYQGITINVGNGERANNPLGLDSRVRKALSLSIDREALNQVVFEGAFTPGNQHVPPNSPWYDDRFPVEARDIEAAKALLAEAGYADGVTIEMQTANNPVQTQVVQVIQAMAAEAGITIEIAAKEFATMLSEQTAGNYTSTQVGWSGRVDPDGNIHQFVTTGGGLNDAKYSNPEVDRLLNEARASNDTAVRKQAYEAATEILMTDLPLVYLYHPAWIWALDASVEGFVPYPDGMIRLQGVSMTE; encoded by the coding sequence ATGTCTGCCAAGGCAAAACTCGCCCTCGCCTTCGCCCTGACCGCGACCGCGGGCATGGTGCAGGCCGCCGATCTGCGGATCGGCCTGCAGGAGGACCCCGACGTCCTCGATCCCGACCAGTCGCGGACCTTCGTCGGCCGGATCGTCTATGCCTCGCTCTGCGACAAGCTGTTCGACATCTCGCCCGACCTGGAGATCATCCCGATGCTGGCGACCGAGTGGAGCTGGTCGGACGACGGCACCGAACTGACCATGTCGCTGCGCGAGGGCGTCACCTTCCATGACGGCGAGCCGTTCAACGCCGAAGCCGTCGTCTACAACATCAACCGCAGCCAGACCCTCGAGGAAAGCCGCCGCAAGTCCGAGATCGCCTCGATCACCGGGGTCGAGGCGCTGGACGACATGACCGTGAAGATCACCGTCGGCGCGCCGGACGCCACGCTGATCGCCCAGCTTGCCGACCGCGCGGGCATGATGCTTTCGCCCAAGGCCGCCGAAGAGGCCGGCGCCGATCTGGGCCTGAACCCGGTCTGCTCGGGCCCGTTCAAGTTCGTCGAGCGGATCCAGCAGGACCGCATCGTGCTCGAGAAGTTCGCCGAGTACTACAATGCCGACGCGATCAACTTCGACACGGTGACCTTCCTGCCGATCCCCGACACCACCGTGCGGCTTGCGAACCTGCGCTCGGGCGATATCGACATGCTCGAGCGGCTGGCCGCGACCGACGTGGCCTCGGTGCGGGGCGACAGCGGCCTCAAGCTCGAAAGCGCCACCTCGATCGGCTACCAGGGCATCACGATCAACGTCGGCAATGGCGAGCGGGCGAACAACCCGCTGGGGCTGGACAGCCGCGTGCGCAAGGCGCTGTCGCTGTCGATCGACCGCGAGGCGCTGAACCAGGTCGTCTTCGAGGGCGCCTTCACGCCGGGCAACCAGCATGTCCCGCCGAACTCGCCCTGGTATGACGACCGCTTCCCGGTCGAGGCGCGCGACATCGAGGCGGCAAAGGCGCTGCTGGCCGAGGCCGGCTATGCCGACGGCGTCACCATCGAGATGCAGACCGCGAACAACCCGGTGCAGACCCAGGTCGTGCAGGTGATCCAGGCCATGGCCGCCGAGGCGGGCATCACCATCGAGATCGCCGCGAAGGAATTCGCGACCATGCTGTCCGAGCAGACCGCCGGCAACTACACCTCGACCCAGGTCGGCTGGTCAGGCCGTGTCGATCCGGACGGCAACATCCACCAGTTCGTCACCACCGGCGGCGGCCTGAACGATGCCAAGTACTCGAACCCGGAAGTGGACCGGCTGCTGAACGAGGCCCGCGCGTCGAACGACACCGCGGTGCGCAAGCAGGCCTATGAAGCCGCGACCGAGATCCTGATGACGGATCTGCCGCTGGTCTATCTCTACCACCCGGCCTGGATCTGGGCGCTCGACGCCTCGGTCGAGGGGTTCGTGCCCTATCCCGACGG
- a CDS encoding ABC transporter ATP-binding protein: MSEDIILEAVDLKRHFVTKKPLFGEPTVVRAVDGVSLRIRRGETFAIVGESGCGKSTLARVLVRLIDPDEGAVIYEGRDIAALADAEMRSLRRDLQFIFQDPFSSLNPRMTVGALIGEPLKAHGIGTPGERRARVAELLSRVGLRPEHADRYPHEFSGGQRQRIGIARALATGPKLVIGDEPVSALDVSIQAQVVNILQDLKDEFGLTLVVIAHDLAVIRHMSDRVAVMYLGEVVEVAPAAELFDTPRHPYTEALVAAIPLPKVGARRAGARVAGDPPNPIAPPPGCRFHPRCAYAVDRCRTERPGLHPAGEGREVACHRAEELQLAGLGDAEGGRTAATERRFELYRAARAAEEKTTNHPNRGED; encoded by the coding sequence ATGAGCGAGGACATCATCCTCGAGGCGGTCGACCTCAAGCGGCATTTCGTGACGAAGAAGCCGCTTTTCGGCGAACCCACCGTGGTGCGCGCGGTCGATGGCGTCAGCCTGCGGATCCGCCGGGGCGAGACCTTTGCCATCGTGGGCGAGTCCGGTTGCGGCAAGTCCACGCTGGCGCGGGTGCTGGTCCGGCTGATCGACCCCGACGAGGGCGCGGTGATCTACGAGGGACGCGACATCGCGGCGCTTGCCGATGCCGAGATGCGCAGCCTGCGGCGCGACCTGCAATTCATCTTCCAGGATCCGTTTTCCTCGCTCAATCCGCGCATGACGGTGGGGGCGCTGATCGGCGAGCCGCTCAAGGCGCATGGCATCGGCACGCCCGGGGAACGCCGCGCGCGGGTGGCAGAGCTTCTGTCGCGCGTGGGGCTGCGCCCCGAACATGCCGACCGCTATCCGCACGAGTTTTCCGGCGGGCAGCGCCAGCGCATCGGCATCGCGCGCGCGCTGGCCACGGGCCCGAAGCTGGTGATCGGGGACGAGCCGGTCAGCGCGCTCGACGTGTCGATCCAGGCGCAGGTGGTCAACATCCTCCAGGATCTGAAGGACGAATTCGGCCTGACCCTTGTCGTGATCGCCCATGATCTGGCGGTGATCCGGCACATGTCCGACCGGGTCGCGGTGATGTATCTGGGCGAGGTGGTCGAGGTGGCCCCCGCCGCCGAGCTGTTCGACACCCCGCGCCACCCCTATACCGAGGCGCTGGTCGCGGCGATCCCGCTGCCCAAGGTGGGCGCGCGGCGCGCCGGGGCCCGTGTCGCGGGCGATCCGCCCAATCCCATAGCACCCCCGCCCGGCTGCCGGTTTCATCCGCGTTGCGCCTATGCCGTGGACCGCTGCCGGACCGAGCGTCCCGGGCTGCACCCCGCGGGCGAGGGGCGCGAGGTGGCCTGCCACCGGGCCGAGGAATTGCAGCTTGCGGGCCTCGGCGACGCCGAGGGCGGACGCACCGCCGCCACCGAGCGGCGTTTCGAGCTCTACCGCGCCGCGCGCGCGGCGGAAGAAAAGACCACGAACCACCCCAACAGAGGAGAAGACTGA